From Lysobacter auxotrophicus, the proteins below share one genomic window:
- a CDS encoding glutathione S-transferase family protein has product MYRLYYSPGAASLVVHWLLIELDVPHELALVDTKAGQQKSAEYLALNPNGVVPTLVVDGQPLYEAAALVLHLADRHPQAGFAPSLDDAKRGEYLQWMLNIANTLQSPLRLWWYPQDIDAEHPDRVLDGARRRIEATWDRLDAHLAANGPYLLGDRLSAADFYLTMLMRWTRNMPRPGHTWPHLAALAERMKARPSFRTLYEREGLTEWA; this is encoded by the coding sequence ATGTACCGTCTTTACTACTCGCCGGGGGCGGCGAGTCTGGTCGTCCATTGGCTGCTCATCGAGCTGGACGTCCCGCACGAACTGGCGCTGGTCGACACCAAGGCCGGCCAGCAGAAAAGCGCGGAATACCTCGCGCTCAACCCCAATGGCGTGGTGCCGACGCTGGTCGTCGACGGCCAACCGCTGTACGAAGCCGCCGCGCTGGTGCTGCACCTGGCCGATCGCCATCCGCAGGCGGGATTCGCGCCGTCGCTGGACGATGCGAAGCGCGGCGAGTACCTGCAGTGGATGCTCAACATCGCCAACACGCTGCAGTCGCCGCTGCGGCTGTGGTGGTATCCGCAGGACATCGACGCCGAACATCCCGACCGCGTGCTCGACGGCGCGCGCCGCCGCATCGAGGCGACGTGGGACCGGCTCGACGCGCATCTGGCCGCGAACGGCCCGTACCTGCTCGGCGATCGCCTGAGCGCGGCCGACTTCTACCTGACCATGCTCATGCGCTGGACGCGCAACATGCCGCGTCCGGGCCACACGTGGCCGCACCTGGCGGCGCTGGCCGAGCGCATGAAGGCGCGGCCGTCGTTCCGCACGCTGTACGAACGCGAGGGGCTGACCGAATGGGCATGA
- the ligD gene encoding DNA ligase D, translating into MSLTEYRRKRQFNKTREPEPGKRLPQGQRAIFVVQLHHASRRHYDFRLQIGDALKSWAVPKGPSYDPNVKRMAVEVEDHPVDYAQFEGEIPKGHYGGGHVAQFDHGVWATQYDPEEQLAKGHLRFELFGDKLKGGWHLVRSGKPARQPQWLLFKDKDEYAGTLEADDLLADVTPPPDEDAKRAGRGKARRKRETEVPVRSATRHRDWAKLAMKLTGARKAAAPTEFFAPQLAKLGDAPPDGDQWLHEIKWDGYRIVATVAKGKAKLWSRNALDWTDKVPEITGAIEALGLKSAALDGELIAGNGTRDDFNLLQATLSGERQGLLSYALFDLLHIDGVDISKAPLIERKALLEQVLGEGTRHLSYSSHAVGDGEQAFELAGQQDFEGIISKRADRAYHSGRGDDWRKTKALHSDEYAVVGWTAPKGSRSGFGSLLLATPDKRHGWAYVGRVGSGFSDTLIKDISKRLGRGGSKEPTVYVPENDTDLRSAKWFEPRFVVEVNFRGIGGQGLLRQPSLKAVRDDKRIEDLGDSDRGPRGSAAKGASKSAASKSAATKKTAKKATKASAKTPATPARTPPKLSSPTKVLYPDDGYTKLDVANYYAAVRDHLLPEIAGRPLSIIRCPAGTDKPCFFQKHHTPGLELVEFVRLKEEAGNNANYLVVNDEAALMELVQFNALEFHPWGAHADDPDRADRIVFDLDPGPDVPFAEVKRAALDVRKRLIELELESFLRTTGGKGLHVVVPLNPGCDWSLVKPFAQSFAEVMSQAEPDRFLSVSTKRLRNKRIFVDYLRNGRGATAVASYSLRARPRAPVSMPLAWSELSKLKRGDAFTIADVPARLKRRRKDPWAGIEKVKQNLSKFSAD; encoded by the coding sequence ATGAGCCTGACGGAATACCGCCGCAAGCGTCAGTTCAACAAGACCCGCGAACCCGAGCCCGGCAAGCGCCTGCCGCAGGGCCAACGGGCCATCTTCGTCGTCCAGCTGCACCACGCGAGCCGGCGGCATTACGACTTCCGCCTGCAGATCGGCGACGCGCTGAAAAGCTGGGCCGTGCCGAAGGGCCCGAGCTACGACCCGAACGTGAAGCGCATGGCCGTCGAGGTCGAAGACCATCCGGTCGATTACGCGCAATTCGAAGGCGAGATCCCGAAAGGCCATTACGGCGGCGGGCATGTGGCGCAGTTCGATCACGGCGTGTGGGCGACGCAATACGATCCGGAGGAACAGCTCGCCAAGGGGCACCTGCGCTTCGAGCTGTTCGGCGACAAGCTCAAGGGCGGCTGGCACCTGGTGCGCTCGGGCAAGCCGGCGCGCCAGCCGCAGTGGCTGCTGTTCAAGGACAAGGACGAATACGCCGGAACGCTGGAAGCCGACGACCTGCTCGCCGACGTCACCCCGCCGCCGGACGAAGACGCCAAGCGCGCCGGACGCGGAAAGGCCAGGCGCAAGCGCGAAACCGAAGTGCCCGTGCGCAGCGCCACGCGCCATCGCGACTGGGCGAAACTCGCGATGAAACTCACCGGCGCGCGCAAAGCCGCCGCGCCGACGGAGTTCTTCGCGCCGCAGCTGGCCAAGCTCGGCGACGCACCGCCGGACGGCGACCAGTGGCTGCACGAGATCAAGTGGGACGGCTACCGCATCGTCGCCACCGTCGCGAAGGGCAAGGCGAAGCTGTGGTCGCGCAACGCACTGGACTGGACCGACAAGGTGCCGGAAATCACCGGCGCGATCGAAGCGCTGGGCCTCAAATCCGCCGCGCTCGACGGCGAGCTCATCGCCGGCAACGGCACGCGCGACGACTTCAACCTGTTGCAGGCCACGCTGTCGGGCGAGCGCCAGGGCCTGCTTTCGTACGCGTTGTTCGACCTGCTGCACATCGACGGCGTGGACATCAGCAAGGCGCCGCTGATCGAACGCAAGGCGCTGCTGGAGCAGGTGCTCGGCGAAGGCACGCGCCACCTGTCGTACAGCTCGCACGCGGTGGGCGACGGTGAGCAGGCGTTCGAACTCGCCGGGCAGCAGGATTTCGAAGGCATCATTTCCAAGCGCGCGGATCGCGCCTACCACTCCGGGCGCGGCGACGACTGGCGCAAGACCAAGGCGCTGCACAGCGACGAATACGCGGTCGTCGGCTGGACGGCGCCGAAAGGCAGCCGCAGCGGGTTCGGCTCGCTGCTGCTCGCCACGCCCGACAAGCGCCACGGCTGGGCCTACGTGGGCCGCGTCGGCAGCGGGTTTTCGGACACGCTGATCAAGGACATCAGCAAGCGGCTCGGACGCGGCGGATCGAAGGAACCGACCGTGTACGTGCCCGAGAACGACACCGACCTGCGCAGCGCGAAGTGGTTCGAACCGCGCTTCGTGGTCGAGGTGAACTTCCGCGGCATCGGCGGGCAGGGGCTACTCCGGCAGCCGTCGCTGAAGGCCGTGCGCGACGACAAGCGCATCGAGGACCTGGGCGACAGCGATCGCGGTCCGCGCGGTTCGGCTGCGAAAGGCGCATCGAAGTCCGCCGCATCGAAGTCCGCGGCGACGAAGAAGACCGCGAAGAAGGCAACGAAAGCCTCGGCGAAAACTCCGGCGACACCCGCGCGCACGCCGCCCAAGCTCAGCAGCCCGACGAAGGTGCTGTATCCCGACGACGGCTACACCAAGCTCGACGTCGCCAACTACTACGCCGCGGTGCGAGACCACCTGCTGCCGGAAATCGCCGGGCGCCCGCTGTCGATCATCCGCTGCCCGGCGGGTACGGACAAACCGTGTTTCTTCCAGAAGCACCACACGCCGGGACTGGAACTGGTCGAGTTCGTCCGCCTGAAGGAAGAAGCGGGCAACAACGCCAACTACCTGGTGGTGAACGACGAAGCCGCGCTGATGGAACTGGTGCAGTTCAACGCGCTGGAATTCCATCCGTGGGGCGCGCACGCGGACGATCCCGATCGCGCCGACCGCATCGTCTTCGACCTCGACCCAGGCCCCGACGTCCCGTTCGCCGAGGTGAAACGCGCGGCGCTCGACGTGCGCAAGCGCCTGATCGAACTGGAACTGGAATCCTTCCTGCGCACCACCGGCGGCAAGGGCCTGCACGTGGTGGTGCCGCTGAATCCGGGCTGCGACTGGAGCCTGGTGAAGCCGTTCGCGCAGAGCTTCGCGGAGGTGATGTCGCAGGCCGAGCCCGATCGGTTCCTGTCGGTGTCGACCAAGCGCCTGCGCAACAAGCGCATCTTCGTCGACTACCTGCGCAACGGGCGCGGCGCGACGGCGGTGGCGTCGTATTCGCTGCGCGCACGCCCGCGCGCGCCCGTGTCGATGCCGCTGGCGTGGAGCGAGCTGTCGAAACTCAAGCGCGGCGACGCGTTCACCATCGCCGACGTCCCCGCGCGCCTGAAGCGTCGCCGCAAGGACCCATGGGCGGGCATCGAGAAGGTAAAACAGAACCTGTCGAAGTTCTCGGCGGATTGA
- a CDS encoding S8 family peptidase codes for MINKALSVLALACALPVAAQAASGSRQLGVNVLLNGDATPATLAKLGAYGTVRDVVAEIDLVTLKTTESQLAAIRALPFVIAANPDAERKGSPVDTVSATNFANGLSTWDQDAVDVTNFGVGRTAAYDGNGVYVAVLDTGLLDTWRQYFPQERIATQFAKAFNGGGGEKGNVSDPTNKWEHDQNSHGTHVTSTILGYSLGGVPINGTAPKSTVIPVKVLNQNGSGWSSVVAAGIVYVANLKASGALGASPVVINMSLGGSVLDASEKAAIDYAISKGVVIVASAGNEGDAGMGYPGAYAPVISVAASGWNGQWKPGADGNPGNWWNADDVPDPTNTADFHIADFSSRQLAGQDLDVVAPGSWVVGPYQTQSGKTSYFYLSGTSMSSPHVAGIAALMLQKNPGLVQADVEDILTTAAIPWGAGCALVSQPSGPAVNECWGANATGSGLITAANALSLTP; via the coding sequence GTGATCAACAAAGCCCTGAGCGTCCTCGCCCTCGCCTGCGCCCTTCCCGTCGCAGCGCAGGCCGCCTCCGGTTCACGACAGCTAGGCGTCAACGTCCTGCTCAACGGCGACGCCACGCCGGCGACGCTCGCCAAGCTCGGCGCGTACGGCACCGTGCGCGACGTGGTGGCCGAAATCGACCTCGTCACGCTCAAGACCACCGAAAGCCAGCTCGCCGCCATCCGCGCCCTGCCCTTCGTCATCGCCGCCAATCCCGACGCCGAGCGCAAGGGCAGCCCGGTCGATACGGTCAGCGCGACCAACTTCGCCAACGGCCTGAGCACGTGGGACCAGGACGCGGTGGACGTCACCAACTTCGGCGTCGGACGCACCGCCGCGTACGATGGCAACGGCGTGTACGTCGCCGTGCTCGACACCGGCCTGCTCGACACCTGGCGCCAGTATTTCCCGCAGGAACGCATCGCCACGCAGTTCGCCAAAGCCTTCAACGGCGGCGGCGGCGAAAAGGGCAACGTGTCCGATCCGACGAACAAGTGGGAGCACGACCAGAACTCGCACGGCACGCACGTCACCAGCACGATCCTCGGCTACAGCCTGGGCGGCGTGCCGATCAACGGCACCGCGCCGAAATCGACCGTCATCCCGGTGAAGGTGCTGAACCAGAACGGTTCGGGCTGGTCGTCGGTGGTGGCGGCCGGCATCGTCTACGTCGCCAACCTCAAGGCCAGCGGCGCGCTCGGCGCATCGCCGGTGGTGATCAACATGAGCCTGGGCGGTTCGGTGCTCGATGCGTCCGAGAAGGCCGCGATCGATTACGCGATCTCCAAGGGCGTGGTGATCGTCGCGTCCGCCGGCAACGAGGGCGATGCGGGCATGGGCTATCCGGGCGCGTACGCACCGGTGATCTCGGTCGCCGCGTCGGGATGGAACGGCCAGTGGAAGCCCGGCGCCGACGGCAATCCGGGTAACTGGTGGAACGCCGACGACGTACCCGATCCGACCAACACGGCGGACTTCCACATCGCCGATTTCTCCAGCCGCCAACTGGCCGGACAGGATCTCGACGTCGTCGCGCCGGGTTCGTGGGTGGTCGGCCCGTACCAGACGCAGAGCGGCAAGACCTCGTACTTCTATCTGAGCGGCACCTCGATGTCCTCGCCGCACGTGGCGGGCATCGCCGCGCTGATGCTGCAGAAGAACCCGGGCCTGGTGCAGGCGGACGTCGAGGACATCCTCACCACCGCGGCGATCCCGTGGGGCGCCGGATGCGCGCTCGTCTCGCAGCCGTCGGGCCCGGCGGTGAACGAATGCTGGGGCGCGAACGCGACGGGCTCGGGGTTGATCACGGCGGCGAATGCGCTGTCGCTCACGCCGTGA
- a CDS encoding LysR family transcriptional regulator, translating into MKLPDLEAWAIFAKVAETGSFARAASELALSQATVSKAITRLETRLKTVLFHRTSRRMSLTESGRGALERASRILAEGEAVEAEITAQAASPRGTVRMAVPMSFGIEHLSPLLPEFMEKYPDVSLDVDFDDGLVDLVGGGFDLALRISALADSSLLARRLCGVRVLLVASPAYLDAHGRPKHPRELAQHSALFYTLSRFGGAWRFQHRRHGDFSISVNAQLRVNNAEALNPALLAGMGIALQPEFLVWRELKAGKLEIVLPEWSPPPIALHVVTPPGRVRPARVQLLIEHLVKKFAKAPWAERAG; encoded by the coding sequence ATGAAACTCCCCGACCTGGAAGCCTGGGCGATCTTCGCCAAGGTCGCCGAAACCGGCTCCTTCGCGCGCGCCGCGAGCGAGCTCGCCCTGTCGCAGGCGACGGTGTCCAAGGCCATCACGCGCCTGGAAACGCGGCTGAAGACGGTGCTGTTCCATCGCACCTCAAGGCGGATGTCGCTGACCGAAAGCGGCCGCGGCGCGCTGGAACGCGCCAGCCGCATCCTCGCCGAGGGCGAGGCGGTGGAGGCGGAAATCACCGCGCAGGCGGCCAGCCCGCGCGGCACCGTGCGCATGGCGGTGCCGATGTCGTTCGGCATCGAGCACCTCTCGCCGCTGCTGCCGGAGTTCATGGAGAAGTACCCGGACGTCTCGCTCGACGTGGACTTCGACGACGGCCTGGTCGATCTGGTCGGCGGCGGTTTCGACCTGGCGCTGCGCATCTCGGCGCTCGCCGATTCGAGCCTGCTCGCGCGCCGCCTGTGCGGCGTGCGCGTGTTGCTCGTCGCATCGCCGGCGTATCTGGATGCGCACGGACGGCCGAAGCATCCGCGCGAACTCGCGCAGCACAGCGCGCTGTTCTACACGTTGTCCCGCTTCGGCGGCGCATGGCGGTTTCAGCACCGGCGCCACGGCGATTTCTCCATCAGCGTCAACGCGCAGTTGCGCGTCAACAATGCCGAAGCGCTCAATCCCGCGCTGCTGGCCGGCATGGGCATCGCGTTGCAGCCGGAGTTCCTGGTGTGGCGCGAACTGAAGGCGGGGAAGCTGGAGATCGTGTTGCCGGAATGGTCGCCGCCGCCGATCGCGCTCCATGTCGTCACACCGCCCGGCCGCGTGCGCCCGGCGCGCGTGCAACTGCTCATCGAGCATCTGGTGAAGAAGTTCGCGAAGGCGCCGTGGGCGGAGCGCGCCGGCTGA
- a CDS encoding pirin family protein has translation MIERRPFNSLGGANHGWLDAKHHFSFASYHDAARMGWGALRVWNDDTIAANTGFPPHPHSDMEIITYVREGAITHQDNLGNKGRTEAGDVQVMSAGTGIQHAEYNLEPDTTRIFQIWIIPDARGGAPTWGSKPFPKGERSGRFVTLASGIAGDEDALPIRAQARVLGLTLAAGESAEYVFGENRYGYLVPAKGAIEVNGVRLEARDGAAIRNEGAITVKALDDAEVVLVDSAP, from the coding sequence ATGATCGAGCGTCGCCCGTTCAACTCCCTCGGCGGAGCCAACCACGGTTGGCTCGATGCCAAGCACCACTTCTCCTTCGCCAGCTACCACGATGCCGCCCGCATGGGCTGGGGCGCGCTTCGCGTGTGGAACGACGACACCATCGCCGCGAACACGGGCTTCCCGCCGCATCCGCATTCGGACATGGAGATCATCACCTACGTCCGCGAAGGCGCGATCACCCACCAGGACAACCTGGGCAACAAGGGCCGCACCGAGGCCGGCGACGTGCAGGTGATGAGCGCGGGCACCGGCATCCAGCACGCCGAATACAACCTGGAGCCGGACACCACGCGGATCTTCCAGATCTGGATCATCCCCGACGCCCGCGGCGGTGCGCCGACCTGGGGCAGCAAGCCCTTCCCGAAGGGCGAGCGTTCGGGCCGCTTCGTGACGCTGGCCAGCGGCATCGCCGGCGACGAGGACGCCCTGCCGATCCGCGCCCAGGCGCGCGTGCTCGGCCTGACGCTGGCGGCCGGCGAGTCGGCCGAATACGTGTTCGGCGAGAACCGCTACGGCTACCTCGTGCCGGCGAAGGGCGCGATCGAAGTGAACGGCGTGCGCCTTGAAGCGCGCGACGGCGCGGCGATCCGCAACGAGGGCGCGATTACCGTAAAGGCCCTGGACGACGCCGAAGTCGTGCTGGTGGACTCCGCGCCGTAA
- a CDS encoding Ku protein: MARPIWTGTLSFGLLNIPVKLMSGERRVDLSFRMLDSRNNAPVRYERVNAETGEEVPWKEIVKAFEYDKGSYVVLEESDIANAAPDHKESVDIDTFVDLESIGPEYFEKPYVLEPGKKAEKGYVLLREVLKRTGQAGVGRVVIRTREYLAAVVPKDEALMLLILRFAQEIVDPADYKLPEGGLEKWKITTREIDMAKQLIESMSSKWEPENYKDDFRERLSKVIDDRVKSKNVVRKATADEDNLPENAATNVIDFADLLKRSLEKKGGKGSGGGGGGGEKSAPAKKAAKKAPAKKTTARKRTGRKSA, from the coding sequence ATGGCCCGACCCATCTGGACCGGCACGCTGTCGTTCGGTCTGCTCAACATCCCCGTCAAGCTGATGAGCGGCGAACGCCGCGTGGACCTGTCGTTCCGCATGCTCGACAGCCGCAACAACGCGCCGGTGCGGTACGAGCGCGTGAACGCCGAGACCGGCGAGGAAGTGCCTTGGAAGGAGATCGTCAAGGCCTTCGAGTACGACAAGGGCAGCTACGTCGTGCTGGAGGAGTCGGACATCGCCAACGCCGCGCCCGACCACAAGGAGTCGGTCGACATCGATACCTTCGTCGACCTGGAATCCATCGGCCCGGAATACTTCGAGAAGCCCTACGTGCTCGAACCGGGCAAGAAGGCCGAGAAGGGCTACGTGCTGCTGCGCGAGGTGCTCAAGCGCACCGGCCAGGCCGGCGTCGGCCGCGTGGTGATCCGCACGCGCGAATACCTCGCCGCCGTCGTGCCGAAGGACGAAGCGCTGATGCTGCTGATCCTGCGGTTCGCGCAGGAGATCGTCGATCCGGCCGACTACAAGCTGCCCGAAGGCGGCCTGGAAAAGTGGAAGATCACCACGCGCGAGATCGACATGGCCAAGCAGCTCATCGAATCGATGAGTTCCAAGTGGGAGCCGGAGAACTACAAGGACGATTTCCGCGAGCGCCTGAGCAAGGTGATCGACGATCGCGTGAAGTCCAAGAACGTGGTGCGCAAGGCCACCGCCGACGAGGACAACCTGCCCGAGAACGCCGCGACCAACGTCATCGACTTCGCCGACCTGCTCAAGCGCAGCCTGGAGAAGAAGGGCGGCAAGGGCAGCGGCGGTGGCGGTGGCGGTGGCGAGAAGTCCGCGCCAGCGAAAAAGGCCGCCAAGAAGGCGCCCGCGAAGAAGACCACCGCGCGCAAGCGCACCGGGCGCAAGTCGGCCTGA